CCCGAGAACGGCGATGGGCAGTAACGCCCCTTTCCGACCGAACGCCTCTCTGACCTGTAACGGGAAATTGAGGCCCCCGTCGACGGCTGCGACACCGATGAGGGTCGCGTAGATGGCGAGGATGACGTTCCCGATGACGATGGCGTACAGCGCTTCGGGCATCCCCAGCCCCATGTATATCTGGCTCCCGATGAACGCGATGGAGTAGGCGATTGCGAACCCGATCCACACCGTCGCGGGTTTCCAGATGCCCTTGCGTTCACTGTCCGGCACCCGCTGGTCCGAATACTCGTCGCGCTCCGAGTCCTGTTTGAAGAATTCCCGTAATTTCTGTACGATTCCACTGCTGTCACCGGTTGTGGATGACATACATCGAAGCGTCTCGGAGAGATACTTAAACATTATCAGCCCATGAGTAATGATTCTTTGTAGCCCTGCGTGTTCTTGGTTGACAAAGTTGCGATATCGTCGCCGAAACCGGACGATTGGAAAGGGAAGTTCGGTCCGTGGCGAGCCGTCTATCTCGTCGCCGCGGTTCCGTTGCTATTCGTCCATTTATACGGCGTATAACTGGGCATATCAAACGGGATGGCGCTGGTGATTATATTTTACATATGGATACTACGAAGCGATAAAGTACCCGTCCGGAACTGCACACTGTCGTATACGATGAGACGACTGCCACGGCAGGCAATGGGTTCGGGAGACGGCAGATGAGTACGGTCGCGAAAGCGAGGGACACGATGGGTGTGCGCGACCTGCTCGACGCGTACGCAGCCGAAGAGCTAACGCCAAAAGAGGTCGTCCAGCGGGTCTACTACCGACTCGGGCAGGACGACACTAACGCGTGGATAGCGACCCGGAGTCAGGCCGCCGTACTCGAGGACGCCGCCGCGCTCGAGACGGCGTCTGTCGCCGACAAACCACTGTACGGAGTTCCGTTCGCGGTAAAGGACAATATCGACTACGAGGACCTACCGACGAGCGCTGGCTGTCCGGCGTACACCTACAAACCGGAGGAGAGCGCGACGGTCGTCGAGAAGCTCCTCGACGCCGGCGCGCTCCTGATCGGGAAGACGAACATGGACCAGTTCGCGACCGGTCTCGTCGGGACCCGGAGCCCGTACGGGACGTGCAAGAACGTCTACAATCCCGAGTATATCTCCGGCGGGTCTTCGAGTGGGTCGGCCGTCGCCGTTGCCCGGGGTCACGTGCCGTTCGCACTGGGGACGGACACGGCCGGGTCGGGCCGTATTCCGGCCGCACTGAACGGACTCGTCGGACTCAAACCGACCCGTGGGGTGCTCAGCAACGCCGGGGTCGTGCCCGGCTGTGCGAGCCTCTCGTGTATCTCCGTCCTCGCTCGAACCGTCGACGACGCCGCATGTGTCGAAGAAGTGGCGGCCGGGTTCGACTCGGCAGACCAGTACTCGCGGCGGTCGGCCGGGCTGTTCGACAGACGGCCCCGTGACGAGGCGGACCGCTGTATCGGCGTGCCCGAGCCGGCGCAACTGGAGTTTTTCGGCGACAGTGAATCCGAACAGCTGTTCGACGAGGCGGTCGAGACGCTCCGGTCGACGTTCGGCGCGGTCGAACGGGTCGACTTTTCCACCTTCGAGGAGGCGTCCGACCTGCTGTACAACGGACCGTGGGTCGCGGAGCGACTGACCACCGTCGGGGAGTTCATCAAGGAAAACCCCGACGACATCGACCTGACCGTCCGGGGTATCATCCGCGACGGCGAGATGTACTCCGCGTCGGACGCGTTCGACGCGTTCCATCGACTGGAACGACTTCGGAAGGACGCGTCGGCCATCTTCGAGACCATCGACGCGCTCGTCGTACCGACACTGGGCACGATTTACACCATCGAAGGAGAGCAGCTGAACCCGATCGAGATCAACAGCCAGCTCGGTTACTACACGAACTTCGTCAACCTGA
The Halomicroarcula saliterrae genome window above contains:
- the atzF gene encoding allophanate hydrolase, which gives rise to MSTVAKARDTMGVRDLLDAYAAEELTPKEVVQRVYYRLGQDDTNAWIATRSQAAVLEDAAALETASVADKPLYGVPFAVKDNIDYEDLPTSAGCPAYTYKPEESATVVEKLLDAGALLIGKTNMDQFATGLVGTRSPYGTCKNVYNPEYISGGSSSGSAVAVARGHVPFALGTDTAGSGRIPAALNGLVGLKPTRGVLSNAGVVPGCASLSCISVLARTVDDAACVEEVAAGFDSADQYSRRSAGLFDRRPRDEADRCIGVPEPAQLEFFGDSESEQLFDEAVETLRSTFGAVERVDFSTFEEASDLLYNGPWVAERLTTVGEFIKENPDDIDLTVRGIIRDGEMYSASDAFDAFHRLERLRKDASAIFETIDALVVPTLGTIYTIEGEQLNPIEINSQLGYYTNFVNLIDLSAVSVPVGQYEQGPTFSISIVGEAFEDAAITSIAEAVHTPDFTD